The following is a genomic window from Bacteroidales bacterium.
CGTTACATCAGTGAATGTACCGTCTCCGTTATTATGATAAAGCTTATCATTATTTATCGCACTTCCATCAACCATTTTAGGGCGATATGCAGTATTCATCCTTTCACTTACAGTATTATTAAGAATGTAAAGGTCAAGATAACCATCAAGATCATAATCAAAGAATGCGGCATTTACCGACTGATCTTGATTTGCTATTCCGTACTTTTCTGCCATCTCTGTAAAATGAGGCTCTTTTCCATCTTTAAGACCCATATTTACCCATAAACGGTTTTTTCGTTTTGCAGGATCAGGGTTCGCAGTAGATGTCATATAAATATCCAGTAAGCCGTCACTGTTAATATCAACAATTGTTATACTGCTGTACCACTGATTATTAGAGAGCCCTTCAAGATTTCCGGTAATGTCACGGAATTTTAAATTACCCTCATTAAGATAAACCCTTGGAGATACCTGGTTTCCTGCAAATACTATATCCTGAAGGCCATCATTATTCAGATCCCCTATTCCTGTACCGGCTCCATTGTAGATATATTCGTACTTCATAACATTAAAGCTGTCACTTTCAGTTATGGAATTATTGAACTCAATTCCTGTATACCCGGAATCCAACAATTCAAACCGCGGGGATTTAGAACAGGAGAAGAGGAAAGCTGTAAGTAGCAGGATAAAAGGATACCTCATATAGAAATAATCTTAATGCAAATTAAAATTTTCACCTCATCCGCTATTGAATGGCCTCACCCCAACCCCTCTCCCAAGTGAGAGGGGCTAAAGAAAAACCGAGTTCCGGCTACCCCCTTCTCTCCTGGGAGAAGGGGGCAGGGGGAAGAGGTAATTTAACAATCCATAAAACTATAAAAAAAGTGGACTACCCCAAACAGGTAGTCCACTTAATAATTTATTAATACCTAAGTATTATCTGTTCTGCTGAAGTTTACCATTACTGATATCAAGCTGACGCTGTGGTATCGGGAAAGTAACGTCTTCTGAACCAACAACAGCGGTACCATAAAGAGCATTACCCCAAGGCATTGTTTTCTCATATGTAAGAATCCTGTTCAGTTCAGTTACAGTAATACCCCACCTGTTCAGGTCAAAGAATCTGTGTCCTTCCTGACCAAGTTCGAGTTTTCTCTCCATACGAAGTGCAAGGCGGGCATTAGCCTGAGTATCGAAAGGAGCACCTGTTGCAGGATACTCTGCTACTACATAGTTAGCAGCAGGTACAGCTCCGTCCATTACAAAACCGGCAGGATTAGCTGCTCTCGCACGAACAAGGTTGATATTATCACGGGCACCAGAAAGGTTACCTGTTTCAATCTGACACTCAGCAATCATAAGAAGAAGGTCTGCATAGCGGATCATACGATAACCGTTTGCGGTATAACCTGATGTCCAGTTACCAACTTCAGTATAAGTACCTTCCTGTGATTTTTTGTAAACCTGTTTCTTAGGACTATATGGTCCTGAATAGGTCTGATCACGGATCCAGTCAGCACCTGTGTGTTTTCCCCAGTCCCAGTAAGGAATTCCTCTACGTCCGACTGACCAGTCAAGTCTTGGGTCAAGTCTTCCTGCATCAGGAACAAAAGCAGCTGTAATAGCAACACCCTGATCGCTCTTCACAGGATCTGCATTATAAGTATTGTCAAGCAATGGCAAACCCGCAGCAGTTGTCCTGAAAGAGTTTACAAATTCCTGTGTTGGATTGAAAAATCCGCAGCATCCGCCCGGTGATCCACCGCTCTTGTAAGGGAAGTTCAGCACTTCACCATTACCAGCGTTTGCTCCGCCGGAACCATCATTTACTGAGTATTGTACAGTATAGATAGCTTCAATACCGTTTCTTTTTTCAATATCAAAGATCTCACCATAAGTTGCAGCAAGTCCTATTGCTGAACCGTCAGGTTTTTTACCATTTGTTTTTGCATCATTAAGAATTGGTAATGCACCTGCATAATCTTTGTTCATCTGCATCATAGCTTTTGCTAAGAGTACCTGGCTGACAGTCTTATTAAATTTACCTATTGCATCCATATCGAGAGGCAGGTTAGTTCCTTCTGTAAGGTCAGCAATAATTTTCGGCCTGATATCTTCAGTGTTAGTTGCTGATGCAGGATCTGATTTCTCATCCATGTATGGAACTTTCTCCCACATTCTCCATGCTTCAAAATGATACCAGCCGCGTAATGTTTTTGCCTGCTGCAGGTAAGATGTTGCCTGTTCCTGTGTGATTTTACCTTCTTTCAGTGCAGTTTCAGCAATCATTATAATACTGTTGCACCTTGAGATAGCCTCATATACCTGTCTCCATTTAACATTCAGGTATGGGTTAGTTGCAGATTCGCTATAGGTCTGTATCGGGTTGATATCAGGCTGGTCGCCTGAATCGGTACCTTTATTTGATTCCAGACCACGGATTGAGCCATACACCCAGTTGGTAGATGCGGCTTCCCATCCGAATTGACCATTTGAGCCGCGGAGCAGTGAATATGCACCAACCATAAGGGCATCGAGACCCTTCTCGTTTGACAATAAATTCACATCAAGACTCCCGGCCGGTTTAACATTAAGAAAATCCTCCCTGCATGAAGTCCATGTAGCGACAACAGCCAGAATTAAGAATAGACTTATATACTTCTTTTTCATATTTTACTTTTTTTTCAGTTAAAAATTAACATTGAGGCCGAAAAGCAGCTGCTTGACAAGCGGATAGTTACCTGCGTCAATACCAAAACTCCTGTCGTCACCACCAAGTTCCGGATCAAGTCCTGAGTATTTGGTCATGGTGAAGAGATTCACACCCTGAACATACATTCTGAGTGATTTGATATTTACCTTGCTTGTAACACTTTCAGGAATTGTATATCCAATCTGCAAGTTTTTCAGTCTGAGATATGAACCATCCTCAATATAGAAACTGCAGGACTGTGTGTTTGTCGAGAAGTTTGATTTATTGTTGGCTATAGGCACTCTTGCTCCTGGATTAGAAGGAGTCCAGCTATCATATAGCAGGTCTTTACTCTTCTGTCCCTGGAATGAAGGCCAGAAATCAATCCACCATGAGTTCCAGTTATAGATATCGTTGCCCTCTGAACCATAAAGGAAAGCAGTTATATCGAAACTCTTATAGGTAAATCCAAGGTTGAATCCATAAGTGAATTTCGGATTAGGATTACCAATAAATACCCTGTCCTCAGGAGTAATTGTTCCGTCATTGTTTGTATCCTGGAATCTGAATACGCCAGGCTCTTTTCCATCCTGTGCAGGTGCTGCCGCAACTTCAGCTGCATCCTGGAACAGACCTAATACCTGGTAGCCATAGAATGATGACATTGCATGGCCAGTCTCGTTTCTTACAAGGTTACCGATTCTTGAGCCGCCCCAGTCAAAATATTTAATTCCGTATTTACCTTCAGCAATACCGGTAATCTCGTTATTAATAGTTGTCAATACTGCGCTTCCGTCGAATCCAAAATCACCCCATTTTTCCTTATATGTTAATTCAATATCGATACCTGTGTTCGACATAGAAGCTACGTTTACATATGGTGCATCAGCTGATCCAGCTGTTCCGGGAAGTTCAGGATTATAAAGAAGATCCTCTGTTTTCTTTGAGTACCAGTCAAGTTTAATTCCAATTTTATTGTCCATAAAACCGGCTTCAAAACCTATGTTTGAGTTTATGCTGGTCTCCCATTTAGCATCAGGGTTACCAATACGTGTCGGGCGGAAACCCTGTACTGATGAAGTCATAGTCCCGTTAATGTCATAGAATGATGAACCAGGAGAACCTCCATATGAGAAGAACTGGTTCTGCGGTGAAACAGCAAGCTGGTTACCCATAGTACCCCATGATCCTCTGATCTTCATATCTGAAATAAAACTGATAGCATCGAAGAATGCTTCATCACTTATACGCCATCCTGCTGAGAATGATGGGAAGATACCATAACGGTTGTCAGCTCCAAACCTTGAGGAACCGTCTCTACGAACTGTAGCACTTAAAAGATACTTGTCTTTTAAAGAATAGTCAGCTCTCAGGAATTGTGATACAAGAGAAGTTGGTGTATTAAGGTATGAAGTGGCATTCATTATGTTAGCACCATTATCCAGAGTACGATAAAGAACGTCATCTGTAAAATAACCGGCGCGATCACCTCTAACACCACGACCAATACCATATTTAACTGCTTCATAACCACCTACAGCAAGGATCTTATGATCACCAAAGGTTTTATCAAGAGTCACAGTATTTGTCCATACCCAGTCATTGCCATACCATGAACCTTCATTGAAACTATTGGTTGAATTATTTTCTGATCTTTCATAAGTTTTATATGAATAGCCCATATAGTAACCATTATTGAAGGTACCTCCGAGAGTAGATTTGAAGTTCAGTCCTTTTGCAATCTTAACATCAACAAAAGCACTTCCAACCAGACGCATATTCCAGTTGTTATTGTCCTTATTCCTGGTAAGAGAAGCAACGTAGTTTTCAGCCTGTCCCAAACGAGGTGCAATACCTGTTCCGCCCCATTCACCGGGAACGAAAGCATGTGATAATCCACCGGGTACAGCAACTGTCATAATAACAGGAATGATTGGCTGACTTCTGTAAGAAGCCTGCTGAATCGGGCTGCTCTCGTCAAGGTTACCAACACCGTGATTTGTACGGTATGCAAGAGATATATTTTCACCGACTTTAACTCTGTCTTTTAAGAAAGAAAATTCTGAGTTAAAACGGGCAGTGTATTTTTTAGCATCGGTATAAATTACAATACCATCCTGGGTGAAGGCACCTATTGCTGCAAAGAATTTAGCATCATCGGTTCCTCCAGAAAGAGAAAGGTCGTGATTCTGAATCATTGCATTACGGGTTATTGCCTTAAACCAGTCGGTATTTCCTGCCCATGCCGGCATTGAAGGACTTGCAGCTGAAGAAGGGCCGTAGAAAGGATGTGTTTCAACAGTTCCTTCATTTTTATATACGAGCCATTGCAGATCAGCGTACTCTTTTGCATTGAGAACATTATCAGGACCACTGCCCGGAAGCTGTGAGCCATAATACATGCTATAGTTTACTTTTGTTCCTCTGTTGCTTCCCTTTTTGGTAGTAACAATGATAACACCGTTTGATGCTCTTGATCCATAAATTGAAGCAGAACCGGCATCCTTAAGAACGGAAATCGATTCAATGTCATTTGGGTTCAATGAAGAAACATCCTGTGTAGGTACACCGTCAACAACATAAAGAGGGTCGTTGTTCTCGAATGAACCGGCTCCCCTGATCCTTACCTTTGCGGTTTCACCCGGACGTCCGTCACCGACAACTGTAACACCGGAGGTACGTCCCTGCAAAGAGTTACTTACACTTCCTGTCGGTACTGCAGTCAGTTTTGCAGGCTCAACAACACCTACTGAACCGGTGAGGTCTCTTCTTCTCTGAGCTGTATAACCTGTAACAACAACTTCAGAAAGAGCTCTTACATCAGATTCTATAACAACGTCAATCACTGTCTGAGTTCCAACAGTGACCTGCTGTGTAAGATAGCCCACTGAAGAGAATACAAGAACAGATGATGGTCCTGGCACTTTTAGTGAGTAAGATCCATCCAAACCGGTAATAGCACCGATTGTTGTTCCCTGAACAGTAACGTTAACACCCGGTATGGGTCCTTCGCCCTCAGCGGTAACCTTCCCGGTAACGGTTTTTTCCTGGGCTAAAGCAAAGCCCGCAGAAAATACCATAATCAGCAAAAACAGCGCAATGCGCCGTACTTTAGTAGTAATTTGCATAGTCAATGGTTTTTTCACAAGTTAGTTAAATGGTTTAGTATAAATGAGCAATTGTATGCTCCTAATAATGGTAAAGATAACCGATGGCGAATAAACAAACAAGAGATTATTTAACTTTTTTTAATGATTTTTAACACAATTTTAATCCTGATTTAATTTGAATGTATAATGTTATAACTGTTTTTAAGACTGAAATCCATTAACCGCTAAGTTCACAAAGGAATACACAATGGTCACAAAGAACTTAGCTTCTTTGTTTTAACCTGGTGTATGTTAAGGAGACCTGGTGCACTTTGCGGTTAATAAGTAAATGCTTAATATTGCTGTGGTGATGTTGTATGAAATGAAGCAGTGTTAATTTATTAACAGCAAAATATGAAGATATTAATTGTAGAAGATGAACCTAAAGTAGCTTCATTTATCAAAAAGGGACTTGAAGAGAACCAGTATGAAGCAGAAATTGCATACGATGGCATATCTGCAGATAAGCTTTCACACCTTTATAATTATGACCTCTTCATTCTTGACATAATTATCCCCGGTATAAGCGGGCTTGATCTGTGCAGGAAACTTAAAAAGCTCAAACCTGACGTTCCTGTTCTGATGCTATCTGCACTTGGAACAACAGATGATAAGCTCATTGGATTTGATGCCGGTGCTGACGATTATCTTGTTAAACCTTTTGAATTCAGAGAATTGCTTGCAAGGGTGAAAGTCCTGCTAAAAAAAGCAGGCCTCTCTTCCGAAACTCAAAACAAGCTTATTATTGCAGATCTTGAACTTGATCTTGATAAAAAAGATGCCAGACGCGGTAATACACATATCGACCTTACTGCCAAAGAGTTTGCGTTGCTTGAATACTTTATGAGAAATACCGGAAGAGTACTCTCAAGAAACGACATAGCAGAAAAAGTATGGGACGCCAGTTTTGATTTCGGAACAAACGTTGTGGATGTCTATATTAACTTTCTGAGAAAAAAAATAGATAAGGGATTTGATAAAAAACTGATTCATACAAGGGTGGGGTTTGGCTATATCTTCGGAGAAAGTTAACCCCAACAAAAAGTACATTTCACTTTGTGTTCCTTTGTGTTTATTACTTTGTGCCCTTTGTGGTAAAAAAGATTTAACCACAAAGGACTCTAAGGATAACACGAAGGTCACAAAGGATCTAATAAATAAAGTTTGTATGCAGATTAGAACCAGATTAACACTTCAATTTCTTTTAATCGGAGGAATAATTATGATAATTGCCTCTGCAGCAATTTATTTCTCCACAGCCACTTTCAGAAATAATGATTTTTACAATGCTCTGAGAATTAAAGCTCAGAACGCTGCGAAACTAATGTTCAATGCCTATGATATTGATGGCCACAGGGTTCTAAATCTAGAAAAAGACTATGGTCCCGGTCTGCAGAATGTAAGAATCATGATACTTGATTTTAAGGATGAGATAGTCTACTCTTCTGATGAAAACAATGAGATAAAGATCAATTACAACATTATTGAACAGGTAAGATTAGGTAAACAGGCAGAATATAAACAACCTCCTTTCGAAGTCTCAGTAACACTATATTATAATAATTACGACAGGTATGTTGTTATTGCTGCTGCAGTTGATACTGACGGATCGCTGCACCTCAAAAAGCTGAAAACAATTTTAATTGTTGTATGGCTTATCAGCCTGATAATGTTTTTTATTGTTGGATGGTTCTTCTCTGGCAGGGCGCTCAAGCCAATTAATGATGTGATTAAAAAAGTTGAAAATATTTCGATAACAAGTCTTAACCTTAGAGTTCCTGTGATACATGAGAAAGATGAAATAGGCAGGCTGGCAAAAACGTTCAACAATATGCTGGAGAGGCTTGAGGCATCTTTTGGAACCCAAAAGATTTTTATCTCAAATGCCAGTCACGAACTCAGAACACCCTTAACTTCCATCAATGGTCAGCTGGAGGTCTTAATGATGAAAGACCGTTCATCAGAGGAATATAAAGAATCGCTGGCTTCAATTCTTGATGATATCAGATCACTTATTGATCTCTCAAACAGGCTGCTCCTCATTGCCCGCACAAGCACACAGAGTCCTGTAAAACAGGAGAAGAAGATCAGAATTGATGAAATATTATGGCAGGTTCAGGAGGATACAAAAAAACATAATAATAATTTCAATATCAGTATTTCGCTCGATCAGTCATTAACTGACTCCGACCAGATGCTTGTTGACGGAGATGAGAGCCTGCTTAAAGTTGCCGTATCCAACCTCATAGATAACGCCTGCAAATACTCTGCTGACAACTCGGTTGAGATAATCCTCAGGCAATCGGGAAAGATGATTGAGATTGTCTTTAAAGACAGAGGTATAGGAATTCCGGAAGAAGATCTTAAAAAAGTATTTGACCCCTTCTACCGCAGCTCCAATGCCCTCACATACCGGGGCAGCGGCATAGGCCTGCAGCTCGTTAATCAGATCATAAAAATCCATAACGGAGAAATAAGATTAACATCGGAGGTTGGTGTTGGGACTGAGGTTGTTGTTTTGCTGCCTGTTGCAGGATAGGATTATTTCGGTGCCCGCTAAGCGAAGTCTCCTGACTTCGCT
Proteins encoded in this region:
- a CDS encoding response regulator transcription factor — its product is MKILIVEDEPKVASFIKKGLEENQYEAEIAYDGISADKLSHLYNYDLFILDIIIPGISGLDLCRKLKKLKPDVPVLMLSALGTTDDKLIGFDAGADDYLVKPFEFRELLARVKVLLKKAGLSSETQNKLIIADLELDLDKKDARRGNTHIDLTAKEFALLEYFMRNTGRVLSRNDIAEKVWDASFDFGTNVVDVYINFLRKKIDKGFDKKLIHTRVGFGYIFGES
- a CDS encoding TonB-dependent receptor: MQITTKVRRIALFLLIMVFSAGFALAQEKTVTGKVTAEGEGPIPGVNVTVQGTTIGAITGLDGSYSLKVPGPSSVLVFSSVGYLTQQVTVGTQTVIDVVIESDVRALSEVVVTGYTAQRRRDLTGSVGVVEPAKLTAVPTGSVSNSLQGRTSGVTVVGDGRPGETAKVRIRGAGSFENNDPLYVVDGVPTQDVSSLNPNDIESISVLKDAGSASIYGSRASNGVIIVTTKKGSNRGTKVNYSMYYGSQLPGSGPDNVLNAKEYADLQWLVYKNEGTVETHPFYGPSSAASPSMPAWAGNTDWFKAITRNAMIQNHDLSLSGGTDDAKFFAAIGAFTQDGIVIYTDAKKYTARFNSEFSFLKDRVKVGENISLAYRTNHGVGNLDESSPIQQASYRSQPIIPVIMTVAVPGGLSHAFVPGEWGGTGIAPRLGQAENYVASLTRNKDNNNWNMRLVGSAFVDVKIAKGLNFKSTLGGTFNNGYYMGYSYKTYERSENNSTNSFNEGSWYGNDWVWTNTVTLDKTFGDHKILAVGGYEAVKYGIGRGVRGDRAGYFTDDVLYRTLDNGANIMNATSYLNTPTSLVSQFLRADYSLKDKYLLSATVRRDGSSRFGADNRYGIFPSFSAGWRISDEAFFDAISFISDMKIRGSWGTMGNQLAVSPQNQFFSYGGSPGSSFYDINGTMTSSVQGFRPTRIGNPDAKWETSINSNIGFEAGFMDNKIGIKLDWYSKKTEDLLYNPELPGTAGSADAPYVNVASMSNTGIDIELTYKEKWGDFGFDGSAVLTTINNEITGIAEGKYGIKYFDWGGSRIGNLVRNETGHAMSSFYGYQVLGLFQDAAEVAAAPAQDGKEPGVFRFQDTNNDGTITPEDRVFIGNPNPKFTYGFNLGFTYKSFDITAFLYGSEGNDIYNWNSWWIDFWPSFQGQKSKDLLYDSWTPSNPGARVPIANNKSNFSTNTQSCSFYIEDGSYLRLKNLQIGYTIPESVTSKVNIKSLRMYVQGVNLFTMTKYSGLDPELGGDDRSFGIDAGNYPLVKQLLFGLNVNF
- a CDS encoding HAMP domain-containing histidine kinase, with amino-acid sequence MQIRTRLTLQFLLIGGIIMIIASAAIYFSTATFRNNDFYNALRIKAQNAAKLMFNAYDIDGHRVLNLEKDYGPGLQNVRIMILDFKDEIVYSSDENNEIKINYNIIEQVRLGKQAEYKQPPFEVSVTLYYNNYDRYVVIAAAVDTDGSLHLKKLKTILIVVWLISLIMFFIVGWFFSGRALKPINDVIKKVENISITSLNLRVPVIHEKDEIGRLAKTFNNMLERLEASFGTQKIFISNASHELRTPLTSINGQLEVLMMKDRSSEEYKESLASILDDIRSLIDLSNRLLLIARTSTQSPVKQEKKIRIDEILWQVQEDTKKHNNNFNISISLDQSLTDSDQMLVDGDESLLKVAVSNLIDNACKYSADNSVEIILRQSGKMIEIVFKDRGIGIPEEDLKKVFDPFYRSSNALTYRGSGIGLQLVNQIIKIHNGEIRLTSEVGVGTEVVVLLPVAG
- a CDS encoding RagB/SusD family nutrient uptake outer membrane protein, which encodes MKKKYISLFLILAVVATWTSCREDFLNVKPAGSLDVNLLSNEKGLDALMVGAYSLLRGSNGQFGWEAASTNWVYGSIRGLESNKGTDSGDQPDINPIQTYSESATNPYLNVKWRQVYEAISRCNSIIMIAETALKEGKITQEQATSYLQQAKTLRGWYHFEAWRMWEKVPYMDEKSDPASATNTEDIRPKIIADLTEGTNLPLDMDAIGKFNKTVSQVLLAKAMMQMNKDYAGALPILNDAKTNGKKPDGSAIGLAATYGEIFDIEKRNGIEAIYTVQYSVNDGSGGANAGNGEVLNFPYKSGGSPGGCCGFFNPTQEFVNSFRTTAAGLPLLDNTYNADPVKSDQGVAITAAFVPDAGRLDPRLDWSVGRRGIPYWDWGKHTGADWIRDQTYSGPYSPKKQVYKKSQEGTYTEVGNWTSGYTANGYRMIRYADLLLMIAECQIETGNLSGARDNINLVRARAANPAGFVMDGAVPAANYVVAEYPATGAPFDTQANARLALRMERKLELGQEGHRFFDLNRWGITVTELNRILTYEKTMPWGNALYGTAVVGSEDVTFPIPQRQLDISNGKLQQNR